The proteins below come from a single Dinghuibacter silviterrae genomic window:
- a CDS encoding SusC/RagA family TonB-linked outer membrane protein: MQKAAYCARSSRGNRRAMYKILMVMKLTAVLITFTLLQAHASGVAQTITLSGKNLDMKTVFTAIKKQTGYVAFSKKGLLEECSPISFTVRNMPLQDFLALVSQGQPFTYLIVDKTISLSRKEEPVPPAQEDTLHTVSGRIVDENGRPLSGASITIKHTKTATMTQADGSFTVRAREGEILVVTFVGFTPQEVRISATHLRFPFSVRLQQSSSELDQLQVTAYGTTTKRLNPGDITTITAKDIENNPVTNVLAAIQGRVPGLFVQQVSGQPGSAFKLNVRDATNFSSGAIPPLVIVDGVRYPNGTLPVSTNTSISPYNFLQGGSALNFINPNDIASIDVLKDADATAIYGSSGAYGVIIITTKKAKPEAPVFNANVYTGVSVNNTMPKLLNTQQYLMLRQEALKNNNQTPGAGDYDLNGTWSSTAYTDWRKVYLGSSAQSTNANLSYSGGNKNTSYMVNGSYMNNGNIQRHKGSFQNGNIRFSLNTATNDNKFNLNLSGGYLFSKDDMVPYDFSQSTALDAPNAPSPFLSNGNINWADNDPDGPGTAGNINRLYNNQTHNLLANGTLVYRPVTGVTLRTIFGYNDIVGSELSGYPTTTMSPTTTNAAQQTSADFHHYDQKMFSISPYAEYDRNLFQKGDLSVKAGGEIDNGNTLQDDIAGKGFASDALLNDPAAASTVTSGYSQTPYRALGFYGIVKYVWDGKYIVDFNGRRDGSTRFGPDKRFGNFGSVAAAWIFSEENFVKEHLRFISFGKLRASTGVVGGDAIRDYAYLSTYSAGGVAYDGATTLYPSTLANPNLQWEKNRDKEVGLEMGFLKDRVFAEASYYHNESSNQLVSRPVSSVTGFSQYVLNSDAVIRTSGWEMYLNTRNLVTRNFTWSTRINLSIPTSKLLRAPSQANQNTNFVVGKPVTGLLLYKYAGVDPQTGYFMFTNAKGTTQDDLLDLTQADKTQFVDQAPKYYGGIQNTFTYKQFSLDFFLNYTNRRGENALAQSGYLFGMFDINGTKDWLRRWQNPGDKTDMPKVTTNLFDAYFRLQEYMNSTGAYTNASYIRLSNVNLRYQFSKDLVRKMHLRDLSVFFQGQNLLTISHFGGLDPENMNAGVIPPLRVFTGGINLSL, encoded by the coding sequence ATGCAAAAAGCTGCTTATTGTGCCCGGTCCTCCCGCGGGAACCGCCGGGCGATGTACAAAATCCTGATGGTCATGAAATTGACTGCTGTTCTGATTACTTTTACCTTGCTCCAGGCCCATGCCTCGGGGGTCGCCCAGACCATTACCCTCAGCGGAAAAAACCTGGACATGAAGACGGTTTTTACCGCGATCAAAAAGCAGACGGGGTACGTTGCTTTTTCCAAGAAGGGGTTGCTGGAGGAGTGCAGCCCCATTTCCTTCACCGTACGGAACATGCCGCTGCAGGACTTCCTGGCGCTGGTCTCCCAGGGGCAGCCGTTTACCTACCTCATCGTGGACAAGACGATCTCGCTGTCGCGTAAGGAGGAACCGGTGCCACCCGCCCAGGAGGACACGCTTCATACGGTCAGCGGGCGGATTGTCGACGAGAACGGCCGGCCGCTCTCGGGTGCCTCCATTACGATCAAACACACAAAGACCGCGACGATGACCCAGGCCGACGGGTCCTTTACAGTAAGGGCGCGCGAGGGCGAGATCCTGGTCGTCACCTTCGTGGGTTTTACACCCCAGGAGGTCAGGATATCGGCAACCCATTTGCGGTTTCCGTTTTCGGTACGGCTTCAGCAAAGTTCCAGCGAGCTGGACCAGCTCCAGGTCACGGCATACGGGACGACAACCAAACGCCTGAACCCCGGCGATATTACGACCATTACGGCGAAGGATATTGAAAACAACCCGGTGACGAATGTCCTGGCGGCCATACAGGGCAGGGTTCCGGGTCTTTTTGTCCAACAGGTCTCGGGTCAGCCGGGGAGCGCCTTTAAGCTCAACGTCCGGGACGCCACCAACTTTTCCTCCGGGGCCATACCCCCCCTGGTCATCGTGGACGGGGTGCGTTATCCAAACGGTACCCTGCCCGTGTCGACCAATACGTCGATCAGTCCGTATAACTTCCTGCAAGGGGGGAGCGCCTTGAACTTTATCAACCCCAACGACATCGCCAGCATCGACGTCCTCAAGGACGCCGACGCGACGGCCATCTACGGCTCCTCGGGTGCGTATGGGGTCATCATCATCACCACCAAAAAGGCAAAACCGGAAGCCCCTGTCTTCAACGCCAATGTGTACACGGGGGTATCGGTCAACAATACGATGCCCAAGCTGCTGAACACCCAGCAATACCTGATGCTGCGGCAGGAGGCGTTGAAAAACAACAACCAGACCCCGGGTGCGGGGGACTATGACCTGAACGGCACCTGGTCATCCACCGCCTATACGGACTGGCGGAAGGTATACTTAGGCTCCTCGGCCCAGTCGACCAATGCGAACCTGTCTTATAGCGGAGGCAATAAGAATACGTCGTACATGGTCAACGGCAGCTATATGAACAACGGCAACATCCAGCGCCACAAGGGGAGTTTTCAAAACGGCAACATCCGGTTCTCGCTGAATACCGCCACGAACGACAACAAATTCAACCTGAACCTTTCGGGCGGGTATTTGTTTTCGAAGGACGATATGGTCCCCTACGACTTTTCCCAGTCGACCGCCCTGGATGCGCCCAACGCGCCGTCTCCCTTCCTGTCCAACGGGAATATCAACTGGGCCGACAACGACCCCGACGGGCCCGGCACCGCTGGCAATATCAACCGGTTGTACAACAACCAGACGCACAACCTGCTGGCCAACGGGACCCTGGTCTACCGGCCGGTGACCGGTGTGACCCTGCGGACGATTTTCGGATACAACGATATCGTGGGTTCGGAACTGTCGGGCTATCCCACCACGACTATGTCGCCCACGACGACCAATGCCGCCCAGCAGACGTCTGCCGATTTTCACCATTATGACCAAAAGATGTTCAGCATATCGCCTTATGCCGAATACGACAGGAACCTTTTCCAAAAGGGCGACCTGAGCGTCAAGGCGGGTGGAGAAATCGACAACGGCAACACCCTCCAGGACGACATCGCCGGTAAAGGCTTTGCGTCGGACGCCCTGCTCAACGACCCCGCGGCGGCGTCCACCGTGACGTCGGGCTATAGCCAGACGCCCTACCGGGCACTAGGTTTTTACGGGATCGTGAAATACGTATGGGACGGCAAGTACATCGTTGACTTCAACGGCCGGCGGGATGGCTCCACGCGTTTCGGGCCGGACAAGCGCTTTGGCAATTTCGGCTCGGTGGCCGCCGCATGGATTTTCAGCGAGGAAAACTTCGTGAAGGAACACCTCCGTTTTATCAGCTTCGGCAAACTGCGCGCCAGCACCGGTGTCGTCGGCGGAGACGCCATCAGGGACTATGCCTACCTCAGCACCTATAGCGCGGGTGGTGTGGCCTACGACGGCGCGACGACCCTGTATCCCAGCACGCTGGCCAACCCCAACCTCCAGTGGGAAAAGAACCGCGATAAAGAAGTCGGTTTGGAGATGGGCTTCCTCAAAGACAGGGTCTTTGCCGAAGCCAGTTATTACCACAATGAATCCTCCAACCAACTGGTCTCCCGGCCTGTATCCAGCGTCACGGGTTTTAGCCAATACGTGCTGAATTCGGACGCCGTGATTCGCACCAGCGGTTGGGAGATGTACCTGAATACCCGGAACCTGGTGACCCGGAATTTTACCTGGTCGACCCGGATCAACCTGTCCATTCCTACGAGCAAGCTGTTGCGGGCACCCAGCCAGGCCAACCAGAATACCAACTTCGTCGTCGGCAAACCCGTGACCGGTCTGCTTTTGTACAAATACGCCGGGGTGGACCCCCAGACCGGGTACTTCATGTTTACCAACGCGAAGGGAACGACCCAGGACGACCTGCTGGACCTGACGCAGGCGGATAAAACACAGTTTGTCGACCAGGCGCCGAAGTACTACGGTGGGATACAAAATACGTTTACCTACAAGCAGTTTTCCCTCGACTTTTTCCTGAACTATACCAACCGGAGGGGGGAAAACGCCCTTGCCCAGTCGGGTTATCTCTTTGGGATGTTCGACATCAACGGTACCAAAGACTGGTTGCGCCGCTGGCAAAACCCGGGCGACAAAACCGACATGCCCAAGGTAACGACCAACCTTTTCGACGCCTATTTCCGTCTCCAGGAATATATGAACAGCACGGGTGCGTATACCAACGCCTCCTACATCCGGTTGTCGAACGTGAACCTCCGCTACCAGTTTTCAAAGGACCTGGTCCGGAAGATGCACCTGCGCGACCTGTCGGTTTTTTTCCAGGGACAGAACCTCCTGACCATTTCGCACTTCGGCGGCCTGGATCCGGAAAACATGAACGCGGGCGTCATCCCCCCCTTGCGCGTATTCACCGGCGGGATCAATCTTTCACTTTAA
- a CDS encoding RagB/SusD family nutrient uptake outer membrane protein: MKRIIIFLALLPFAACKKYLDEPLPSGTINESNAFVSDDAVSSVVTATLANLIDNGMFGGSASGNLAYTTALYTDETRYLNVNTTNMYYYYMDALTPAMVNDWTSSYSQLYAVNAALEGIQSTTANLYHKNQWLGECYFVRGVLLFYLTNLYGNVPLVTTSSYATNNVMGRTPQALVYHQITADLLQAQSLLQTTYADGYGNTTTHRVRPNRYAAAALLSKVYLYEGVWDSAEAEADTVLASSSYALAPVASAFNLNGSETIFAMNSYPGSAVNEYSLYVNGMPATVTTPTSNSVYACLDTQLVHTFETGDARLANWVRVVQGTAPVMTYYFPYKYASSTAGAQNVLLLRTGEVYLIRAEARAEQNNLSGAASDLNAVRARATLAATTATDQQGLLNAIAHERRVELFTEFGNRFFDLKRTGKIDSVMTAFAPIKGATWSAYMKLYPLPLNDLLQDPNLTQNPGYPSN, encoded by the coding sequence ATGAAACGTATCATCATATTTTTGGCGCTGCTGCCTTTCGCCGCCTGCAAAAAGTACCTGGACGAACCGCTGCCGTCCGGTACCATCAACGAATCCAACGCCTTTGTCTCTGACGACGCCGTCTCCTCCGTGGTGACGGCTACGCTGGCCAACCTGATCGATAACGGGATGTTTGGCGGTTCCGCTTCCGGCAACCTGGCGTACACGACCGCTTTATATACCGACGAGACCAGGTACCTCAATGTCAACACGACCAACATGTATTACTATTACATGGACGCGCTGACCCCGGCCATGGTCAACGACTGGACGTCGAGCTATAGCCAACTCTACGCCGTCAACGCCGCGCTGGAGGGTATCCAGTCGACCACGGCCAACCTTTACCACAAGAACCAGTGGCTGGGGGAATGTTATTTTGTCCGGGGCGTATTGCTCTTCTACCTGACAAACCTGTACGGGAACGTTCCTTTGGTCACTACTTCCTCCTACGCCACCAATAACGTGATGGGCCGGACACCCCAGGCCCTGGTGTACCACCAGATAACGGCCGACCTCCTCCAGGCGCAAAGCCTTTTGCAGACCACTTACGCAGACGGATACGGCAACACGACTACGCACCGGGTGCGTCCGAACCGGTATGCCGCCGCCGCCCTTCTGTCAAAGGTGTATTTATACGAAGGCGTTTGGGACAGCGCGGAAGCCGAAGCGGATACCGTTCTCGCCTCCTCTTCCTACGCCCTCGCACCGGTCGCGAGCGCCTTCAACCTGAATGGGTCCGAGACGATTTTTGCCATGAATTCGTACCCCGGCAGCGCCGTCAACGAGTATAGCCTTTATGTCAACGGCATGCCGGCCACGGTGACCACCCCCACGTCCAACAGCGTGTATGCCTGCCTGGATACCCAGCTCGTCCATACCTTCGAGACCGGCGACGCCCGTCTGGCCAACTGGGTGCGGGTGGTACAAGGCACCGCACCCGTCATGACGTACTACTTCCCTTACAAATACGCCAGCTCGACCGCGGGCGCCCAAAACGTCCTGCTCCTCCGTACCGGGGAGGTCTACCTGATCCGCGCCGAGGCCAGGGCGGAGCAAAACAACCTGAGCGGGGCAGCGTCCGACCTGAACGCCGTCCGCGCCAGGGCCACCCTGGCCGCCACCACAGCCACCGACCAGCAAGGCCTGCTCAACGCGATCGCCCACGAGCGCCGCGTGGAACTCTTCACCGAGTTCGGCAACCGCTTCTTCGACCTCAAACGGACCGGGAAGATCGATTCGGTGATGACGGCTTTCGCCCCGATCAAAGGCGCGACCTGGAGCGCTTACATGAAGTTGTACCCGCTGCCGCTGAATGACCTTCTTCAGGATCCTAACCTGACGCAAAATCCCGGATACCCGTCTAACTAA
- a CDS encoding TlpA disulfide reductase family protein — MIKNWIYLALALAPIGAGAQTAAGARPGGTSAAAPTFDLHIRLTAAPPVPKAYLVTEFEMTDQKVLDSAVLVKGACTFKGPVTDPAQKVTLVVGHLNVRDADSREIFLEAGRILLQGRDSIRTASIKAPALNMAYADYAQTVLEPVNRVGRGLNAAYQAASEERRKSPAFMDSLKMVMRFAWHLRDSLKTAYIAGHPDTYVSLLALQELAGKDIDLSKIEPLFDGLSDSVRSSKAGQAFAAVLERARPTSIGAVAPDFSEPDTSGAAVRLSDFRGKYVLLDFWASWCGPCRAENPNVVKAYAAFKDKNFTVLGVSLDGENTKGAWLKAIQKDSLTWTQVSDLQAWNNAAAKKYGIRSIPQNFLIDPQGKIVGKNLRGEELEKQLGALGL, encoded by the coding sequence ATGATAAAGAATTGGATCTATCTTGCGCTCGCCCTGGCACCGATCGGGGCGGGCGCTCAAACTGCCGCGGGGGCGCGCCCGGGCGGGACATCCGCCGCCGCGCCCACCTTCGACCTCCACATCCGCCTCACCGCGGCACCACCCGTCCCCAAAGCCTACCTCGTCACCGAATTCGAGATGACCGACCAGAAGGTCCTCGATTCCGCGGTGCTCGTGAAAGGCGCCTGCACCTTTAAAGGCCCGGTGACCGACCCGGCCCAAAAGGTCACGCTCGTCGTCGGCCACCTGAACGTCCGTGATGCCGACAGCCGGGAAATCTTCCTGGAAGCCGGCCGTATTCTCCTCCAGGGCCGCGACTCCATCCGGACGGCATCCATCAAAGCGCCCGCGCTCAACATGGCCTACGCAGACTACGCACAGACCGTGCTCGAACCGGTGAATCGTGTCGGCCGGGGGCTGAACGCAGCGTACCAGGCGGCTTCCGAAGAAAGGCGGAAAAGCCCTGCCTTTATGGACAGCCTGAAAATGGTGATGCGGTTCGCCTGGCACCTGCGCGACTCGCTGAAAACCGCGTATATCGCAGGGCACCCCGATACGTATGTCAGCCTCCTGGCGTTACAGGAGCTGGCCGGAAAGGACATCGACCTGTCAAAGATCGAACCCCTTTTTGACGGACTCTCCGACAGCGTGCGGTCCAGTAAGGCGGGACAGGCGTTTGCGGCCGTCCTCGAACGGGCGCGCCCGACTTCCATTGGCGCAGTGGCGCCCGACTTCAGCGAACCGGACACGAGCGGCGCGGCCGTCCGTTTGTCGGACTTCCGCGGCAAGTACGTCCTCCTGGACTTTTGGGCGTCCTGGTGCGGACCCTGCCGGGCCGAAAACCCGAACGTTGTAAAGGCGTACGCCGCCTTTAAGGATAAAAATTTCACCGTCCTGGGGGTGTCCCTGGATGGAGAGAACACCAAAGGCGCCTGGTTAAAAGCCATACAAAAAGACAGCCTTACCTGGACCCAGGTTTCCGACCTGCAGGCCTGGAACAACGCGGCGGCTAAGAAATATGGCATCCGCTCCATCCCGCAGAATTTCCTCATCGACCCGCAGGGGAAGATTGTGGGGAAGAACCTGAGGGGCGAAGAGTTGGAAAAACAACTGGGCGCGCTGGGGTTGTAA
- a CDS encoding glycoside hydrolase family 27 protein, giving the protein MKRFFCLAITTVSLLCATAQNPAPTPPMGWNSYNCFGSAVHEDEVKANADYMATYLKPYGWQYVVVDFLWSYDNPPGSHIGNPFQKRLQDGSYIPWLTMDGYGRLTPQPTKFPTAFGGKGFKPLADYVHGLGLKFGIHVMRGIPRQAVWAKTPVLGAPGITADMIADTNSKCEWMNHMYGLDMRKPGAQEYLNSLLTLYASWGVDFIKVDDLSRPYSTAEVEGYRKAIDQCGRTVVLSVSPGATPLTDSTHVAAHANMWRMADDFWDNWKEIISMMTYARQWQGVGGPGHWPDCDMIQLGKLSKRGPVGEERYSRFTEDEAYTHITFWCIYRSPLMLGGNLPENRPFELSLFTNDEVLAVDQEGADPRLLYDRDGMVVWYSHVQGSKDLYVALFNLNDVPANVTVSLKDLGFKGGVAIRDLWRKEDIGVFRSSYNRLINPHGAGLFRFSTR; this is encoded by the coding sequence ATGAAGCGCTTTTTTTGCCTTGCCATAACGACCGTGTCGCTCCTGTGCGCGACCGCACAAAACCCAGCTCCCACCCCTCCCATGGGCTGGAACAGCTACAATTGTTTCGGCTCCGCCGTCCACGAAGACGAGGTCAAAGCCAACGCCGACTATATGGCGACCTATCTGAAGCCCTACGGCTGGCAGTACGTCGTCGTCGACTTTCTCTGGTCTTACGACAACCCACCGGGCAGCCATATCGGTAACCCGTTCCAGAAGCGTTTGCAGGATGGCTCGTATATCCCCTGGCTCACCATGGACGGGTATGGGCGGTTGACACCGCAACCCACCAAGTTTCCCACTGCCTTTGGCGGGAAGGGTTTCAAGCCCCTGGCGGACTATGTACACGGGCTGGGTCTGAAATTCGGCATCCACGTCATGCGGGGCATCCCGCGCCAGGCGGTTTGGGCAAAAACGCCGGTGCTGGGCGCGCCGGGCATTACGGCCGACATGATCGCGGACACGAATTCCAAATGTGAGTGGATGAACCACATGTACGGTCTCGATATGCGCAAACCCGGCGCCCAGGAATACCTGAATTCGCTTTTGACCCTCTACGCCTCCTGGGGCGTTGACTTTATAAAGGTGGACGACTTGTCCCGGCCATACAGCACCGCCGAGGTAGAAGGGTACCGCAAGGCGATCGACCAATGCGGCCGGACCGTCGTCCTGAGTGTTTCCCCGGGCGCGACTCCGTTGACAGACAGCACCCACGTCGCCGCGCACGCCAATATGTGGCGGATGGCGGATGACTTCTGGGACAACTGGAAGGAAATCATCTCTATGATGACCTACGCGCGTCAGTGGCAGGGCGTGGGCGGCCCCGGGCACTGGCCCGACTGCGACATGATCCAGCTCGGCAAGCTGTCCAAGCGGGGTCCGGTGGGCGAAGAACGCTATAGCCGGTTTACCGAAGACGAGGCGTATACGCATATCACCTTCTGGTGTATCTATCGTTCGCCCCTGATGCTGGGGGGCAACCTGCCGGAAAACCGGCCCTTCGAGCTGTCCCTTTTTACCAACGACGAAGTCCTGGCGGTGGACCAGGAAGGCGCCGATCCGCGGTTGTTGTATGACCGCGACGGGATGGTCGTATGGTACTCCCACGTCCAGGGCAGCAAGGACCTTTATGTCGCCTTGTTCAACCTGAACGATGTACCCGCCAACGTCACGGTATCCCTAAAGGACCTGGGTTTCAAGGGTGGCGTCGCCATTAGGGATCTTTGGCGGAAAGAGGACATCGGTGTATTCCGTTCTTCCTATAACCGGTTGATCAACCCGCACGGGGCCGGCTTGTTCAGGTTTTCGACCCGGTAA
- a CDS encoding GH39 family glycosyl hydrolase → MTIRCCLTCLLVLSALAGFSQVTVDAGRVKGPLSKMFNECVGAGRANEGLRADWQRQLRFVKDALGFRYIRMHGLLTDDMGVYSEDRNGNPLYNWQYIDQLYDFLEEIHIRPFVELGFMPQALASGPKTIFWWRGNVTPPKDYQKWSNLIEALVRHWVERYGEDEVARWYFEVWNEPNLKDGFWTGDQAEYFKLYAATAQAIKTVSRRFKVGGPATAGNAWVPDFIDFCVRSKTPVDFVSTHTYGVDQGFLDETGSRGTILSKNERSIWGDIRDVREQIDRSVYPRLELHYTEWSASYTPSDPIHDSYHEAAFILDKIRKTGTAAGSMSYWTFTDIFEEAGPRFTSFHGGFGLINYEDILKPAFFSYKYLNQLGPFELVSSDPSSWACKDEHGGIQFLFWNFTNTSPGDSINDQVYYKRDLPSRSLGARNIVFVHLPPGDYTLSVYKTGYRCNDPYTTYLDLGAPAQLTRQQVASIKAHNDDAPVLRKTVTTKGEYRLTLDMRENDVYFVKLVRQ, encoded by the coding sequence ATGACGATTCGCTGTTGCCTCACCTGCCTGCTGGTGTTATCCGCCCTTGCCGGGTTTTCTCAAGTCACCGTCGACGCCGGCCGCGTAAAGGGTCCTTTAAGTAAGATGTTTAATGAATGCGTCGGCGCCGGCCGGGCAAACGAAGGCCTCCGCGCGGACTGGCAGCGCCAGCTTCGCTTCGTAAAGGACGCGCTGGGTTTCCGTTATATCCGGATGCACGGCCTGCTCACCGACGACATGGGGGTATACAGCGAAGACCGGAACGGCAATCCCCTCTACAACTGGCAATACATCGACCAGTTATACGACTTCCTCGAAGAGATCCACATCCGTCCCTTTGTCGAGCTGGGCTTTATGCCGCAGGCCCTCGCCAGCGGCCCGAAGACCATCTTCTGGTGGCGCGGCAACGTCACCCCGCCAAAGGACTATCAAAAGTGGAGTAACCTCATCGAGGCCCTCGTCCGCCATTGGGTGGAACGCTACGGGGAAGACGAGGTCGCCCGCTGGTACTTCGAAGTCTGGAACGAACCCAACCTGAAGGACGGGTTCTGGACCGGCGACCAGGCCGAATACTTCAAGCTCTACGCGGCCACGGCACAGGCCATCAAAACGGTATCCCGCCGCTTCAAAGTAGGGGGCCCCGCCACCGCCGGAAACGCCTGGGTACCGGATTTCATCGACTTTTGCGTCCGCAGCAAAACCCCCGTGGACTTTGTAAGCACCCATACCTACGGCGTCGACCAGGGCTTTCTCGATGAAACCGGCAGCAGGGGAACGATCCTCAGCAAAAACGAACGCTCCATCTGGGGGGACATCCGGGACGTACGCGAACAAATAGACCGCTCCGTCTACCCCCGCCTGGAGCTGCACTATACCGAATGGAGCGCGTCCTATACACCCTCCGACCCCATCCACGACAGCTACCACGAAGCCGCCTTCATCCTCGACAAAATCCGGAAAACCGGGACCGCGGCGGGTTCCATGTCTTACTGGACCTTCACCGACATCTTCGAGGAGGCCGGACCCCGGTTCACGTCCTTTCACGGCGGGTTTGGACTGATCAACTACGAGGACATCCTCAAACCTGCTTTTTTTTCTTACAAGTATTTGAACCAACTGGGGCCTTTTGAACTCGTTTCTTCCGACCCCTCGTCCTGGGCTTGCAAGGACGAACACGGGGGGATTCAATTTCTCTTTTGGAATTTTACCAACACCAGTCCCGGGGATAGTATCAACGACCAGGTGTATTATAAGAGGGACCTGCCCTCCCGTTCTTTGGGGGCGCGGAACATCGTGTTTGTGCATTTGCCACCCGGCGATTATACGCTCTCCGTGTACAAAACCGGGTATCGTTGTAACGACCCCTATACCACCTACCTCGACCTCGGGGCGCCCGCCCAACTCACCCGGCAGCAGGTCGCCTCGATCAAAGCACACAATGACGACGCGCCCGTGCTCCGCAAAACGGTGACGACCAAAGGCGAGTACCGGTTGACTTTGGATATGAGGGAAAATGACGTATATTTTGTGAAGCTTGTTCGACAATGA
- a CDS encoding RNA polymerase sigma factor has protein sequence MKLIHWLKRYKAYLYPEGMQEDHLLWKAYLDGDKTSFETIYTRYHRNLYEYGMRKWGDEDLVRDGLQDLFVRLWVNRGRIGPTDNIKYYLIAALRNALINASIQQDKRRAAEVGEEPFELAYPEPGASASGDRQARLVAALDQLTGRQKEVIYLRYFEDLSYEQIASLMDISVKGIYKLHYRALDALKDILGISRQDLLLLLAMCKVIFS, from the coding sequence GTGAAATTAATACATTGGCTGAAGCGCTACAAGGCCTATCTTTACCCGGAGGGCATGCAGGAAGATCATCTACTATGGAAGGCTTATCTGGACGGCGATAAGACGTCGTTCGAGACCATCTATACCCGGTACCACCGCAACCTTTATGAATACGGGATGCGCAAATGGGGGGACGAGGACCTTGTCCGGGACGGGCTGCAGGACCTGTTTGTCCGGCTGTGGGTGAACCGGGGGCGGATTGGACCCACGGACAACATCAAATATTACCTGATCGCGGCGTTGCGCAATGCGCTGATCAACGCCAGTATACAGCAGGACAAGCGGCGGGCGGCGGAAGTGGGGGAGGAGCCGTTCGAGCTGGCGTACCCGGAGCCCGGGGCATCGGCGTCCGGCGACCGCCAGGCCCGGCTGGTCGCTGCCCTCGATCAGTTGACCGGCCGCCAAAAAGAAGTCATCTACCTGCGTTATTTCGAAGACCTCAGCTACGAACAGATCGCTTCATTGATGGATATTTCCGTCAAGGGGATCTATAAGCTCCACTACCGGGCGCTTGACGCCCTCAAGGACATCCTGGGGATATCCCGCCAGGACCTGCTCCTGTTGCTTGCGATGTGTAAAGTTATTTTTTCTTAA
- a CDS encoding FecR domain-containing protein, whose protein sequence is MEKYDRYSFEDFLEDDDLRAFVRSGEPAAAAVWAVWLRTDPSNRQAYAEAVEYLGVLYSARRIEPSPAFSRNLWENIGTGIAHAERRRAKVRVLRLSGWVAAASLVLALSGLWYWQSIITVRTGNAEWRTVVLPDQSEVTLNANSSLSYHRAWRWRGDRVVRLEGEALFKVRHLNRDTTTIKPGERFTAIAGDVSVEVLGTTFTIRERRGRVSVALLEGSVRVRGLVLHPGESVDIKGDRTRVVAVAGLDNPPQAWTAHKMVASGMTVQEIMEEYEDTYGYHIVLDNPALAAKRIDGTLSLDTEDNVLYMLANILNCNIDKQGKVIYLRSK, encoded by the coding sequence TTGGAAAAGTACGATCGATATTCGTTCGAGGACTTTTTGGAGGATGACGACCTGAGGGCCTTTGTCCGGTCCGGAGAGCCTGCTGCAGCGGCTGTCTGGGCGGTGTGGCTCCGGACGGATCCGTCCAACAGGCAAGCGTATGCGGAAGCGGTGGAATACTTAGGCGTGTTGTACAGCGCCCGCCGCATCGAACCGTCGCCGGCCTTTAGCCGAAACCTTTGGGAAAACATCGGCACCGGGATTGCGCATGCCGAGCGCCGGCGGGCAAAGGTCCGTGTGTTGCGGCTGAGCGGCTGGGTCGCGGCGGCCAGCCTGGTGTTGGCGCTGAGCGGCCTTTGGTATTGGCAATCCATCATCACCGTGCGCACCGGAAATGCCGAGTGGCGAACCGTCGTGCTTCCCGATCAAAGCGAGGTCACGCTCAACGCCAATTCGTCGCTCTCGTATCACCGCGCCTGGCGCTGGAGGGGAGACCGGGTGGTCCGGCTGGAGGGGGAGGCCTTGTTCAAGGTACGCCACCTCAACCGGGACACCACGACCATCAAACCGGGGGAACGTTTTACGGCGATCGCGGGCGATGTGTCCGTGGAAGTGCTGGGGACGACGTTTACCATCCGTGAACGAAGAGGCCGGGTATCGGTGGCCCTTCTGGAAGGATCGGTCCGGGTGCGCGGGCTCGTTTTACATCCCGGTGAATCCGTGGATATCAAAGGCGACAGAACCAGGGTCGTGGCGGTGGCCGGTCTTGACAACCCGCCCCAGGCCTGGACGGCGCACAAAATGGTGGCGAGCGGTATGACGGTGCAGGAGATCATGGAGGAATACGAGGACACTTACGGCTACCACATCGTGCTGGACAACCCGGCGCTCGCGGCCAAACGGATCGACGGGACGCTGTCGCTGGACACCGAAGACAATGTGTTGTATATGCTCGCCAATATACTCAACTGTAATATCGACAAACAAGGAAAGGTCATCTACCTGAGGTCAAAATAA